TCCACGCGCTGCTCACCGGGTCGTCGCTCGCGTTGACGAATGCGCTCGGCATCAAGGACGGGTTCGGCTTCTCGGCGGGCCTCTTCGACTACCTGCTCAACTTCAACATCGCCACGCAGCCGCTCCTGATCATCCCCATCGGCCTCGCGTACGCCGTGGTCTACTACGTCCTCTTCCGGTTCGTCATCCGCAAGTGGAACCTCAAGACCCCCGGTCGCGAGGACGAGGACCAGGAGTCCATCGTCACGGCGGACGACAGCGCGTGATCCTCACCGCGGACCGCATCATCACCCCGGGGCAGGTCCTTGCCCCGGGGTGGGTGCGCGTGGAGGGGGGTCGCATCGTCGAGCTGGACGAAGGGGGGTCCCCCGCCTCGCCCCCGATGGCTGAGGAGCGAGGGTCGTCCACGGCCGCAGCCTCGAAGCCACGGCACCTGGGCGGGACCCTCGTCCCCGGCTTCGTCGACGTGCACTGCCACGGCGGTGGCGGCGCGTCGTTCACCGTCGGCGATCCGGCCGAGGCGCGGCGCGTGGCAGCGGCGCACCTGCGGCACGGCACGACGAGCCTCGTCGCCAGTCTGGTCACGGACGAGGGCGACGAGCTGGAGCGCTCGGTGCGGGCCCTCGGCGACCTCGTCCGGGACGGTCTGCTCGCCGGGATCCACCTCGAGGGGCCGTGGTTGTCCCGCGACTACTGCGGTGCCCATGAGCCGACACTGGTGCGGCCCCCTTCGCGCCGGGAGGTGGACCGGCTGCTGGCGGCCGGCGACGGGACCGTGCGGATGGTCACGCTGGCACCGGAGCTCGACGGCGCGATCGACGCGGTGCGTCGCATCCGCGAGGCGGGGGTCGTCGTCGGTATCGGCCACTCCGACGCGACCTGGGAGCAGGCGCGCGAGGCGATCGACGCCGGCGCCACCGTGGCCACGCACCTCTTCAACCAGATCCGCGGGCTGCACCACCGCCGGCCCGGGCCGATCGCGGCCCTGCTCGAGGACGAGCGCGTGTGGATCGAGCTGATCTCCGACGGCGTGCACGTGCACCCGGCGATGCTGCGCCTGGCCCGCGCGGCCGCACCCGAGCGCATCATGCTCGTGACGGACGCGATGGGTGCCGCTGCCGCAGCGGACGGGGACTACCACCTCGGGCCCATCCACGTGCAGGTGCGCGACGGCGTCGCCCGCACCCCCACGGGTGCGATCGCGGGCTCCACGCTGACCATGGCGGGAGCGGTACGACAC
Above is a window of Janibacter cremeus DNA encoding:
- the nagA gene encoding N-acetylglucosamine-6-phosphate deacetylase, which codes for MILTADRIITPGQVLAPGWVRVEGGRIVELDEGGSPASPPMAEERGSSTAAASKPRHLGGTLVPGFVDVHCHGGGGASFTVGDPAEARRVAAAHLRHGTTSLVASLVTDEGDELERSVRALGDLVRDGLLAGIHLEGPWLSRDYCGAHEPTLVRPPSRREVDRLLAAGDGTVRMVTLAPELDGAIDAVRRIREAGVVVGIGHSDATWEQAREAIDAGATVATHLFNQIRGLHHRRPGPIAALLEDERVWIELISDGVHVHPAMLRLARAAAPERIMLVTDAMGAAAAADGDYHLGPIHVQVRDGVARTPTGAIAGSTLTMAGAVRHSVASGFTLEQAVDAATRAPAAALGLTDVGEIRSGARADLVALDDELAVTDVMRSGVWATPR